GCTTTCTTTGCCATCACAGTCTCTGTTATCTTTAAAAAAGTACACAGGgttttttaaattgttgatgATGGAGAAAAGCATGTGCAGCCTCATCGAACACCTCGTTTATTCCCTCTTGGTTGATAGCAGCACATTCAAGATATCTGACGGCATGTATTTCCCTAGCCAGGGCCGTGCCCTGCTGCTGAGTCACCACGGTCTGATCCTGCTCCCCCAGCTTCTCCAAGACCACCTGACTGTCACGTAAGTCCCTCTTGGTTCCCACAAGCAGAACAGGCACCTCAGGGCAATGGTGTGTCACCTCTGGGTGCCACTTGGTCTTGACAGCCTCATAGGACAACGGGCAAGCAACGGAGAAGCATATGATGATGACATCGGCTCTGTGATAGGTGAGCGCGCGAAAACGTTCATATTCCTCCTTGCCAGCTGTGTCCCAGAGTTTGAGGCTCACAGTCCTGTTGTCTACACTGACCTGGGTGCTGTATGTGCTGCTGAAACCGGGTATGTACTCCTGAGGGAAGACCTTTGTGATGTAGGTATAAAGTAAATAGGTCTTTCCTACTGCACTGTCTCCGACCACCACACAGTTGATGCTTTCCATTGTGATATCTTCACCTCCACAGACACCTGAAACAAAGGCACAGAGCATCATATCCAAGCATGCCTCTTTTTCACAAGTGGTGGATTCTGGTCTTGTATTATGAACTACAACCTCAACCTCTGTAATGCAGCTATTCCCCACAATGTGACAAACTATCAAATCCACTCtgttaagaccagttgaaatcAATTATATAGAATTGTATACTGGTAACCTAAGACTTTTTCATTTCCAAGCTTCTTTCATACTGAAAATGAAGAtccaaagacagacagaggcccACTGTGTATGTGGATCAAGTAACCTAAGATCTAGTATCATTACCTTAAAACATTTCCCTCTAGGATTATCATTTGGAGAATTATGACCACAGGCAAGTGGACATCTATGAATAcacaaggtaaaataaataaataaataaataaaactcaccTCAGCTCTCTTGTGTCTTGTAGGCTGTGAGGGAACCTAACTGATAGAGAAATAGAGAAGGTACAGCTAAGAAGCATTACATCTAAGGCTGTGTTGTGCTGAAAAAAGTTACATCAGGCTGTAAGGGAAATTCatgtaaatgtgtaattttgtaaatgtgtaatgtgtgtgttgggtaaTACCTTTCTTCATTCTTGCCTCAAAGTGACGTAATGAGGTGTTGCAGTATTAGTCACTTCCTCAGTCGGAGAGGACTGTGCAGCTACATGTGCTGACCAAAGAAGTTCCCCTGAGGGGCCTAATAGGGGTGCAGGAATTTATGGgcataatttaaatttttccAGGCTATACATCATCTATCCAGTTATCGTTGTCCTTGACTTTGATGAATCTTAGATGGATTCTGCATCTTATTAACCAACTAATTGACCCAATGTTTGTGGGGGGAAGGCATGTTTTCACACGCCCAGCTCTGCAAACCGTCAGAGTTTAGATATTTGGAATATTTGGATTTAGAATAGGATggcataaaagctcctgtatgtgtaatgtgtaggtggcctaatacttttgtccatgtagtgtaTGTAGTCTCTCAGTTCACCCGCCTGTCCTGGATCAGTGTTCCCTGGAGGCAGGACGGCCTCACACTGTCTAAATCACACTGTCTGACCTCACTCACCAGATTGCAAAAGTTTTCCTGGAGGATCAGGGACACACATTTCCCACTGTAACTTCAAAACATGTTAAGCTCTCTGATATCAGTGTCTTGACAGACTTGGCATTGCACTGACCAAGCCACATTTTATGGCCTTTTATGGGGAACGCTAGACATTGTTTTGGATACTGTAAAAGACTCATTACCAGGAGGATTCAACTGGGATTTGAAATTTGTTTATCTCACACTGGCTGATAAGGATTAGTGCCAGGACTGAGACTGTAGTGACCATGATCATTCCCTAATTATGTTGACAAAGTTTACAT
This genomic interval from Myripristis murdjan chromosome 19, fMyrMur1.1, whole genome shotgun sequence contains the following:
- the LOC115377452 gene encoding rho-related GTP-binding protein RhoG-like isoform X2 produces the protein MESINCVVVGDSAVGKTYLLYTYITKVFPQEYIPGFSSTYSTQVSVDNRTVSLKLWDTAGKEEYERFRALTYHRADVIIICFSVACPLSYEAVKTKWHPEVTHHCPEVPVLLVGTKRDLRDSQVVLEKLGEQDQTVVTQQQGTALAREIHAVRYLECAAINQEGINEVFDEAMASLLFPLPLQSRKMSRCKMM